A genomic stretch from Malus domestica chromosome 15, GDT2T_hap1 includes:
- the LOC103441973 gene encoding leucine--tRNA ligase, cytoplasmic-like, with product MAAEGGGRSFARRDHLLEIETKVRSWWEEKDVFRAESCEKPPEPGEKFFGNFPFPYMNGFLHLGHAFSLSKLEFAAAYHRLRGANVLLPFAFHCTGMPIKASADKLAREIQLFGDPPVFPKEVEQGSQEVEAETEGANSGAPPDKFKGKKSKAASKSGGQAYQWEIMRSFGLSDSEISKFQNPYNWLTFFPPLAVEDLKAFGLGCDWRRSFITTDMNPVFDAFVRWQVRKLKSMGKIVKDVRYAIYSPLDGQPCADHDRASGEGVQPQEYTLIKMEVVAPFPSKLKVLDGRKVFLAAATLRPETMYGQTNAWVLPDGKYGAFEINETEVLILTQRAALNLAYQKYSRVPEKPTCLVELTGRDLIGLPLKSPRAINQIIYTLPMLTVLTDKGTGIVTSVPADSPDDYMALHDLKAKPALRAKYGVKDEWVMPFEIIPIINIPEFGNKAAEKVCADLKIKSQNEKEKLAEAKRLTYLKGFTEGTLIVGEFEGWKVQEAKPLIRSKLIEANEAIVYSEPEKRVVSRSGDECVVALTDQWYITYGEPEWKKLAEECLSSMNLYHDETRHGFEHTLGWLNQWACSRSFGLGTRIPWDEEFLVESLSDSTIYMAYYTIAHFLHNGDMYGSSKSAIKPEQMTDEVWEYIFCDGPYPESSDISSSILNKMKQEFEYWYPFDLRVSGKDLIQNHLTFCIYNHTAIMAKKHWPCGFRCNGHIMLNAEKMSKSTGNFRTIRQAIEEFSADATRFSLADAGDGVDDANFVFETANAAILKLTKEIAWMEEVLAAESSLRIGPPSTYADRVFLNEINIAVNRTEQNYRDYMFRDALKTGFYDLQASRDEYRLSCGSGGMNRELLWRFMDVQTRLITPICPHYAEYVWRELLKKEGFVVNAGWPVADSPDLILQSANKYLQHSIVVMRKLLEKQTSGSTKGNKKGPPAKTSTETKRLIGLIYVNEQFDGWKAECLRILQSNFDQDTRTFASDKVILEALQRSSIGQSKDFRQTQKLCMPFLRFKKDEAVTLGAHALDLKLPFGEIEVLQENLDLIKRQVKVDTKGQVELEEVEVLSGTDPDALAKAGSLVKLIEQNPPSPGSPTAIFLTR from the exons ATGGCGGCTGAAGGTGGTGGGAGGAGCTTCGCCAGGAGAGACCACCTCCTCGAGATTGAGACAAAGGTTCGAAGCTGGTGGGAAGAGAAGGATGTTTTCAGAGCTGAATCTTGTGAAAAGCCTCCCGAACCTGGGGAGAAGTTCTTTGGAAACTTTCCATTTCCGTACATGAATGGTTTTTTGCATCTTGGACATGCATTCTCACTCTCCAAGCTAGAGTTTGCTGCAGCTTACCATAGGTTAAGAGGTGCCAATGTGCTTTTGCCTTTCGCTTTTCACTGCACTGGCATGCCTATCAAAGCGTCGGCTGATAAACTTGCGAGAGAGATTCAACTGTTTGGCGACCCTCCAGTTTTTCCAAAAGAAGTGGAACAGGGGAGTCAGGAAGTTGAAGCAGAAACAGAAGGTGCAAATAGTGGAGCACCTCCAGATAAGTTCAAGGGAAAGAAGTCGAAGGCTGCATCAAAATCAGGTGGACAAGCATACCAATGGGAAATCATGCGTAGTTTTGGCCTCTCTGATAGCGAGatatccaaattccaaaatcCATACAACTGGTTGACATTCTTTCCTCCATTGGCAGTGGAAGACCTCAAGGCTTTTGGATTGGGATGTGATTGGAGGCGGTCATTTATTACTACAGACATGAACCCAGTTTTTGATGCCTTTGTGAGGTGGCAGGTGAGGAAATTAAAATCCATGGGCAAGATTGTGAAAGATGTCCGTTACGCAATTTACTCTCCATTGGATGGGCAGCCATGTGCAGATCATGACAGGGCAAGTGGCGAAGGTGTTCAGCCCCAGGAATACACCCTTATCAAAATGGAGGTGGTCGCACCTTTCCCGTCTAAACTGAAAGTGTTGGATGGAAGGAAAGTGTTCCTTGCTGCAGCAACACTGAGACCTGAGACCATGTATGGacaaacaaatgcatgggtATTGCCTGATGGGAAATATGGAGCCTTTGAAATCAATGAAACAGAGGTACTTATTCTAACGCAGAGAGCAGCACTTAATCTTGCCTATCAGAAGTATTCTAGGGTCCCAGAGAAACCTACTTGTTTGGTGGAGCTCACAGGTCGTGATTTGATTGGCCTTCCATTGAAGTCACCACGCGCAATCAATCAGATTATTTACACTCTTCCTATGTTGACTGTCCTGACAGACAAAGGTACTGGGATTGTGACCAGCGTGCCTGCTGATTCTCCTGATGATTATATGGCCTTACATGATTTAAAAGCAAAACCCGCTCTTAGAGCAAAATATGGCGTGAAGGATGAGTGGGTCATGCCCTTTGAGATTATTCCAATTATCAATATTCCTGAATTCGGAAATAAGGCTGCGGAAAAGGTCTGTGCAGATCTAAAAATCAAGAGCCAGAATGAAAAAGAGAAGCTAGCAGAAGCCAAGAGACTGACATACCTGAAAGGATTCACTGAGGGAACACTTATTGTGGGTGAATTCGAAGGATGGAAAGTCCAGGAGGCGAAACCGTTGATAAGGAGCAAGCTCATAGAGGCAAATGAAGCAATTGTGTATAGTGAACCTGAGAAGCGGGTGGTGTCACGATCAGGTGATGAATGTGTTGTGGCTCTCACAGATCAATGGTACATCACATATGGGGAACCTGAATGGAAAAAACTGGCTGAGGAGTGCTTGTCCAGCATGAATTTGTATCATGACGAGACAAGACATGGCTTTGAACACACATTGGGTTGGTTGAATCAATGGGCTTGTTCACGATCTTTTGGGCTTGGGACTCGTATTCCCTGGGATGAAGAGTTCTTAGTTGAGTCGTTGTCTGATTCAACTATTTACATGGCTTATTACACTATTGCTCACTTTTTACACAATGGAGACATGTATGGTTCCAGCAAATCTGCAATTAAACCTGAACAAATGACTGATGAGGTCTGGGAGTATATTTTCTGTGATGGCCCTTATCCTGAATCATCTGACATCTCGTCATCCATTCTTAATAAGATGAAGCAGGAGTTTGAGTATTGGTATCCTTTTGATCTTCGAGTGTCTGGCAAGGATCTAATCCAAAATCATTTAACCTTCTGCATTTACAACCACACGGCAATTATGGCCAAGAAGCACTGGCCTTGTGGGTTTAGATGCAATGGGCACATCATGTTAAATGCTGAGAAAATGTCCAAGTCTACAGGGAACTTTAGGACCATTCGCCAGGCAATTGAGGAATTTTCTGCTGATGCCACGCGATTCTCATTGGCTGATGCTGGAGATGGTGTTGATGATGCAAATTTCGTATTTGAGACTGCAAATGCTGCTATTCTAAAGCTAACTAAAGAGATCGCATGGATGGAAGAAGTTTTAGCTGCAGAATCCTCTTTGAGAATAGGTCCTCCTTCTACTTATGCTGACAGGGTCTTTTTGAACGAGATAAATATTGCTGTGAACAGGACTGAGCAGAATTACCGGGATTACATGTTCCGAGATGCGCTCAAGACTGGGTTTTACGATCTTCAGGCTTCTAGGGATGAGTACAGGCTTTCATGTGGTTCTGGGGGTATGAACCGTGAATTGCTGTGGCGTTTTATGGATGTGCAGACACGTCTCATTACCCCAATCTGTCCACACTATGCCGAATATGTCTggagggaacttttgaagaaggAAGGGTTTGTGGTTAATGCAGGATGGCCTGTGGCTGATTCTCCAGATCTGATCCTCCAGAGTGCCAACAAGTATTTGCAACATTCCATTGTTGTTATGAGGAAGCTTCTTGAAAAGCAAACTTCAGGCTCAACAAAAGGCAATAAGAAGGGTCCTCCAGCTAAAACCTCGACGGAAACCAAAAGGTTGATTGGTTTGATATATGTAAATGAGCAATTCGATGGATGGAAGGCTGAGTGTTTGAGGATACTACAAAGTAACTTTGACCAAGATACTCGCACTTTTGCTTCAGACAAGGTAATTCTGGAGGCTTTGCAAAGAAGTTCAATTGGTCAGAGTAAAGATTTTAGACAAACACAAAAGCTTTGTATGCCTTTTTTGAGGTTCAAGAAGGATGAGGCGGTTACTCTTGGGGCCCATGCCTTAGACTTGAAGCTACCATTTGGAGAGATTGAGGTCCTTCAAGAGAACTTGGACTTAATTAAGAGACAAGTGAAGGTGGACACTAAGGGACAAGTCGAGCTTGAAGAAGTAGAAGTTCTGTCTGGTACTGACCCTGATGCTCTTGCTAAAGCTGGTTCACTTGTTAAATTAATAGAGCAGAATCCGCCGTCCCCTGGAAGCCCAACTGCCATCTTCTTGACCCG GTAA
- the LOC103416401 gene encoding BEACH domain-containing protein C2-like, with translation MICFKFNFISLQDEVDGKIVVAGISTTWALESEHASTHLHEWIDLIFGYKQRGKEAIMANNFFFYITYEGTVDIHKISDPVQQRATQDQIAYFGQTASQLLTFPHLKRLPLADVLHVQ, from the exons ATGATCTGTTTTAAGTTTAACTTCATTTCCTTGCAGGACGAGGTTGATGGTAAGATTGTTGTGGCTGGTATTTCAACAACCTGGGCTCTTGAAAGTGAGCATGCATCTACGCATTTGCATGAATGGATTGATCTCATATTCGG GTATAAGCAGCGTGGCAAAGAAGCTATAATGgcaaataattttttcttttacattaCCTATGAAGGGACAGTGGATATTCATAAGATCTCAGACCCA GTACAACAGCGTGCAACACAGGACCAGATTGCATACTTTGGGCAAACGGCATCCCAACTGCTTACCTTCCCTCACTTGAAGAGGTTGCCATTAGCAGATGTTCTTCATGTACAG TGA